The Desulfohalovibrio reitneri genome contains a region encoding:
- a CDS encoding diguanylate cyclase domain-containing protein — protein MPEPVIHPVGPADHNDLLELNQANVPALGKLDPAFLAALLEHCALALAARSPDGALAGMLLALEQGSDYQSPNYRYFAANHSAFLYIDRVAVASAARAWAWGAACTGPPRSTPVRAAFACSAARSTCARQTPAPWPSTSGWASPRSAASQRKTGTRKWPSWKNASAREHPAPPSQPPSGPPSCQNPLAAVLSGYREESAPTHFGLVRNGLDTYELLLVEDNPDDVELIRDTLEQGLDAPFTLREATSARQAMEELERTPADLCLVDNRLGESSGVDLLRHLRQLEHPPAAILLTGFGSEDVAVSALRHGADDYLIKQDLSPEPLGRAVRLAVQRRRAEVRRDEMERELRESREFYDDLLSNAIDGIVVVDEEGTLHFISQGFRRMVGLDDASPPATTRELAELLLPSRKERETFLKDLRQRVLPNLPAKRVYAFDPPGRGKQWITARFSAMRNGQVVVNLHDVTEITLAKQQLEQQALHDNLTGLPNRRLLQDRLQQALAAAGRSNGLVAVLYVDLDGFKEINDRHGHDAGDEVLRETARRMRSCLRDADTISRLGGDEFVAVLGELGSRQDAATLAERLHVALTGDDPISTDGHLLQVDCSIGVSLYPRDSETPSTLIRLADKAMYRAKREPDRYFAFADEGD, from the coding sequence ATGCCCGAACCCGTCATCCATCCGGTCGGCCCGGCCGACCATAACGACCTGCTGGAGCTGAACCAGGCCAACGTGCCCGCCCTGGGCAAGCTGGACCCCGCCTTCCTTGCCGCCCTGCTTGAGCATTGCGCCCTGGCCCTGGCCGCCCGCTCGCCGGACGGGGCCCTGGCGGGGATGCTGCTGGCCCTGGAGCAGGGCAGCGACTACCAAAGCCCCAATTACCGCTACTTCGCGGCCAACCACTCCGCCTTCCTCTACATCGACCGCGTGGCCGTGGCCTCGGCGGCGCGGGCCTGGGCCTGGGGCGCGGCCTGTACCGGGCCGCCGAGGAGCACGCCAGTGCGCGCCGCCTTCGCCTGCTCTGCTGCGAGGTCAACGTGCGCCCGCCAAACCCCGGCTCCATGGCCTTCCACCAGCGGCTGGGCTTCGCCGAGGTCGGCCGCCAGCCAACGGAAAACGGGAACAAGGAAGTGGCCCTCCTGGAAAAACGCTTCCGCCCGTGAACATCCCGCCCCTCCCAGCCAGCCGCCCTCCGGCCCCCCTTCTTGTCAAAACCCCCTCGCGGCGGTACTTTCCGGATACCGTGAGGAAAGCGCACCGACCCACTTCGGACTTGTGAGGAACGGCCTGGACACCTATGAACTCCTCCTGGTGGAGGACAACCCGGACGACGTCGAACTGATCCGCGACACCCTGGAGCAGGGCCTCGACGCGCCCTTCACCCTGCGCGAGGCCACCAGCGCCAGGCAGGCGATGGAGGAACTGGAGCGGACCCCGGCCGACCTGTGCCTGGTGGACAACCGCCTGGGCGAAAGCTCCGGCGTGGACTTGTTGCGGCACTTGCGCCAGTTGGAGCACCCCCCGGCGGCCATTCTGCTGACCGGATTCGGCTCCGAGGACGTGGCCGTTTCCGCCCTGCGCCACGGCGCTGACGACTACCTCATCAAGCAGGACCTGTCTCCGGAGCCCCTGGGGCGGGCCGTGCGCCTGGCGGTGCAACGACGCCGGGCCGAGGTACGCCGCGACGAGATGGAGCGGGAGCTGCGGGAGAGCCGCGAGTTCTACGACGACCTTCTGAGCAACGCCATCGACGGCATCGTGGTGGTGGACGAGGAAGGCACGCTGCATTTCATCAGCCAGGGCTTCCGCAGGATGGTCGGCCTGGATGACGCTTCCCCGCCCGCCACCACGCGGGAATTGGCCGAGTTGCTGCTGCCTTCGCGCAAGGAGCGCGAGACCTTTCTCAAGGACCTGCGCCAGCGCGTCCTGCCCAACCTCCCGGCCAAGCGCGTCTACGCCTTCGATCCGCCCGGACGCGGCAAGCAGTGGATCACCGCCCGCTTCTCCGCCATGCGCAACGGCCAGGTGGTGGTCAACCTGCACGACGTCACGGAGATCACCCTGGCCAAGCAGCAGCTGGAACAGCAGGCACTGCACGACAACCTCACCGGACTGCCCAACCGCCGCCTGCTGCAGGACCGGTTGCAGCAGGCCCTGGCCGCGGCCGGACGGAGCAACGGCCTGGTGGCCGTGCTGTATGTGGACCTGGACGGGTTCAAGGAAATCAACGACCGCCACGGCCACGACGCCGGGGACGAGGTGCTGCGGGAAACCGCCCGCCGCATGCGCTCCTGCCTGCGCGACGCGGATACCATCTCCCGCCTGGGCGGGGACGAGTTCGTGGCGGTGCTGGGCGAGCTCGGCTCCCGCCAGGACGCCGCCACCCTGGCCGAACGCCTCCACGTGGCCCTGACCGGAGACGACCCCATCTCCACCGACGGGCACCTTCTTCAGGTTGACTGCTCCATCGGCGTCAGCCTCTACCCCCGGGACAGCGAAACACCCTCCACCCTCATCCGCCTGGCGGACAAGGCCATGTACCGCGCCAAGCGGGAGCCGGACCGCTACTTCGCCTTCGCGGACGAGGGCGACTGA
- a CDS encoding DEAD/DEAH box helicase: protein MSDEKSDMKIEAPEDSLPEVSFEELPEGLRQACERAGWTKLMPVQAHSLPYLLQGRDLMVQSRTGSGKTGAFVLPMLEKVDPAKDACQALVMLPTRELARQVAREAEMLSGPDGPRVAAVYGGVGYGEQTEALRGGAQIVVGTPGRVLDHLLHRNFTLDEIRMLVFDEADRMLSIGFYPDMKAVQRYLPKMRINALMFSATYPPQVIRLANEFMTDQEMLSLSSSSVHVAEVNHVYYNAPRMEKDRILVRIIETENPASAFIFCNTKAQVHYLTAVLQNFGYNADELSADLTQAKREKILERVRKRQVRFLVATDVAARGIDVPELSHVVLYEPPEDQESYIHRAGRTGRAGAAGEVISLTDTMEEVNLQRIARNYKINLEKREAPTEEDVQKVVAERTTALLEAELRKTKALQQERIQRFLPLARELAGEDDSLALLAFLLDDFHHKNLHTPPPAPEADKPEGKPKEGGKPSGGGPKDGRNQGGKSEGGGQDGGPKKKRKRRPRKKNTQGGQGGGE, encoded by the coding sequence ATGTCTGACGAGAAGAGCGATATGAAGATCGAGGCGCCGGAAGACTCCCTTCCGGAGGTATCTTTCGAGGAGCTGCCCGAAGGGCTGCGCCAAGCCTGCGAGCGCGCGGGCTGGACCAAGCTGATGCCGGTGCAGGCCCACTCCCTGCCCTACCTGCTCCAGGGCCGCGACCTGATGGTGCAGTCGCGCACCGGCTCCGGCAAGACGGGGGCCTTTGTGCTGCCCATGCTGGAGAAGGTGGACCCGGCCAAGGACGCCTGCCAGGCCCTGGTCATGCTGCCCACCCGCGAGCTGGCCCGCCAGGTGGCCCGCGAGGCGGAAATGCTGTCCGGACCGGACGGTCCGCGCGTGGCCGCGGTCTACGGCGGCGTGGGCTACGGCGAGCAGACCGAGGCCCTGCGTGGCGGCGCGCAGATCGTGGTGGGCACCCCCGGCCGGGTGCTGGACCACCTGCTGCACCGCAACTTCACCCTGGACGAAATCCGCATGCTGGTCTTCGACGAGGCCGACCGCATGCTCTCCATCGGCTTCTACCCGGACATGAAGGCGGTGCAGCGCTACCTGCCCAAAATGCGCATCAACGCCCTCATGTTCTCGGCCACCTACCCGCCGCAGGTCATCCGCCTGGCCAACGAGTTCATGACCGACCAGGAGATGCTCTCCCTCTCCTCGTCCAGCGTACACGTGGCCGAGGTGAACCACGTCTACTACAACGCGCCGCGCATGGAGAAGGACCGCATCCTGGTGCGCATCATCGAGACGGAGAACCCCGCCTCGGCCTTCATCTTCTGCAACACCAAGGCGCAGGTGCACTATCTCACCGCCGTGCTGCAGAACTTCGGCTACAACGCGGACGAGCTCTCCGCCGACCTGACCCAGGCCAAGCGGGAAAAGATTCTGGAGCGCGTACGCAAACGGCAGGTGCGCTTCCTGGTGGCCACCGACGTGGCCGCCCGGGGCATCGACGTGCCGGAACTGTCCCACGTGGTGCTCTACGAACCGCCCGAGGACCAGGAGTCCTACATCCACCGCGCCGGGCGCACCGGCCGGGCCGGGGCCGCGGGCGAGGTCATCTCCCTGACCGACACCATGGAGGAGGTCAACCTCCAGCGCATCGCCCGCAACTACAAGATCAACCTGGAAAAGCGCGAGGCCCCCACGGAAGAAGACGTGCAGAAGGTGGTGGCCGAGCGCACCACCGCCCTGCTGGAGGCCGAACTGCGCAAGACCAAAGCCCTGCAGCAGGAGCGCATCCAGCGCTTCCTGCCCCTGGCCAGGGAACTGGCCGGGGAGGACGACTCCCTGGCCCTGCTGGCCTTTTTGCTGGACGACTTCCACCACAAGAACCTGCACACCCCGCCCCCCGCGCCGGAAGCGGACAAGCCCGAGGGCAAGCCCAAGGAAGGCGGCAAGCCCTCCGGCGGCGGCCCCAAGGATGGCCGGAACCAGGGTGGCAAAAGCGAGGGCGGCGGCCAGGACGGCGGGCCCAAAAAGAAGCGCAAGCGCCGCCCGCGCAAAAAGAACACCCAGGGCGGCCAGGGCGGGGGCGAATAA
- a CDS encoding Lon-insertion domain-containing protein, which translates to MVLICGEEALELLLHGEQRFRRLFKARAHMQSDVARSARSIKDFLRETCQIARDLELLSFPREALAALADFSSRLAGHQKRLSLEYPAVRDLLVEADALARAEGLDTVPARIIARAQELRDFRDNLIEEEFLEDYDKEIIKVPTTGSAVGRVNGLTVTGFGDYVFGLPHQIACTVGVGEGGIIDLEREAELGGPIHTKAMLILKSYLLGRFATDKPIVLAGSLYFEQSYANVEGDSASGAELAALLSALSQVPVDLSLAFTGAVNQSGAIMAVGSVTNKIEGFFSVCRRRGLTGSQGVLIPSDNVDDLMLKPEVVQAVRDKTFHIHPVRTIEEAMTRLTGRSTRSLMHRVDTRLAALAETARAYRN; encoded by the coding sequence GTGGTCCTCATCTGCGGCGAGGAAGCCCTGGAGCTGCTGCTGCACGGCGAGCAGCGCTTCCGCCGCCTGTTCAAGGCGCGGGCGCACATGCAGTCGGACGTGGCGCGCTCGGCCCGCTCCATCAAGGACTTCCTGCGGGAGACCTGCCAGATAGCCCGCGACCTGGAGCTTTTGTCCTTCCCGCGCGAGGCCCTGGCCGCCCTGGCCGACTTCTCCTCCCGGCTGGCCGGGCACCAGAAGCGGCTTTCCCTGGAGTATCCGGCCGTGCGCGACCTGCTGGTGGAGGCCGACGCCCTGGCCCGGGCCGAGGGGCTGGACACGGTGCCCGCGCGGATCATCGCCCGCGCCCAGGAATTGCGCGACTTCCGCGACAACCTCATCGAAGAGGAGTTTCTGGAGGACTACGACAAGGAGATCATCAAGGTCCCCACCACGGGGTCGGCTGTGGGCCGGGTTAACGGGCTTACCGTCACCGGCTTCGGCGACTACGTTTTCGGCCTGCCCCACCAGATAGCCTGCACCGTGGGCGTGGGCGAGGGCGGCATCATTGACCTGGAGCGCGAGGCCGAGCTGGGCGGGCCAATCCACACCAAGGCCATGCTCATCCTCAAGAGCTACTTGCTGGGCCGCTTCGCCACGGACAAGCCCATCGTCCTGGCGGGGTCGCTGTACTTCGAGCAGTCCTACGCCAACGTGGAGGGCGACTCCGCCTCCGGCGCGGAACTGGCCGCCCTGCTGTCCGCCCTCAGCCAGGTGCCCGTGGACCTCTCCCTGGCCTTCACCGGCGCGGTCAACCAGTCCGGGGCCATCATGGCCGTGGGCTCGGTCACGAACAAGATCGAGGGCTTCTTCAGCGTGTGCCGTCGGCGGGGGCTCACCGGCTCCCAGGGGGTGCTCATTCCGAGCGACAACGTGGACGACCTCATGCTCAAACCCGAGGTGGTCCAGGCCGTGCGCGACAAGACCTTCCACATCCATCCTGTGCGCACCATCGAGGAGGCCATGACCCGCCTCACAGGCCGGAGCACCCGTTCGCTCATGCACCGCGTGGATACCCGCCTGGCCGCCCTGGCCGAGACGGCCCGCGCGTATAGAAACTGA
- a CDS encoding AtpZ/AtpI family protein — MAIFYSERVDLGKGPMLALNRPCEKLNERTGLDVPFVPRSGLKSEGPGPWDLISSAALIGIHMVTCTFVGLAIGYFLEDWLCDLGWCFRPWILLFWLLAGIGAGFKNIIEEARRMNRQTESERHGKEAKDDEEDSGTPPQGS, encoded by the coding sequence GTGGCCATTTTTTACTCGGAACGCGTTGACTTGGGCAAAGGCCCCATGCTAGCACTCAACCGTCCTTGTGAGAAATTGAACGAAAGAACGGGGCTCGACGTCCCGTTCGTCCCGAGGAGCGGATTGAAGAGCGAGGGGCCAGGGCCCTGGGACCTTATCAGCAGCGCCGCCTTGATCGGCATCCACATGGTCACCTGCACGTTCGTGGGGCTGGCCATCGGATACTTTCTCGAGGATTGGCTGTGTGATTTGGGCTGGTGCTTCAGACCATGGATTCTTCTCTTCTGGCTCCTGGCGGGGATCGGCGCGGGCTTCAAGAACATCATCGAGGAAGCCCGCAGGATGAACCGCCAAACTGAAAGCGAACGGCACGGAAAGGAAGCGAAGGACGATGAAGAGGATTCCGGCACTCCGCCCCAGGGCTCTTGA
- a CDS encoding ATP synthase subunit I translates to MKRIPALRPRALEAALYRRGFERRDVRGLVILQLGIALAGTLAATMACLPLGAMAWAGAFAAGAAIASLNFYHLAGFAQKALRMERGAVTEQLLRFYLRLALTGVALYLLVVPMAAPVTGLLAGLSSVVATGVVFGLSRLASEGAAA, encoded by the coding sequence ATGAAGAGGATTCCGGCACTCCGCCCCAGGGCTCTTGAAGCCGCCCTCTACCGCAGGGGATTCGAGCGTCGCGACGTGCGCGGCCTGGTGATCCTGCAGTTGGGCATCGCCCTGGCCGGGACCCTGGCCGCCACAATGGCCTGCCTCCCCCTGGGAGCCATGGCCTGGGCCGGAGCATTCGCCGCCGGAGCCGCCATCGCCTCGCTCAATTTCTATCATCTGGCCGGATTCGCCCAGAAGGCGTTGCGCATGGAGAGGGGCGCGGTGACGGAGCAGTTGCTCCGTTTCTATCTCCGCCTGGCCCTGACCGGCGTTGCCCTGTACCTGCTGGTGGTGCCCATGGCGGCGCCCGTGACGGGTCTTCTGGCCGGGCTGTCCAGCGTTGTCGCGACCGGTGTTGTGTTTGGCTTGAGCCGGCTGGCCTCGGAGGGGGCCGCCGCGTAA
- the atpB gene encoding F0F1 ATP synthase subunit A, whose protein sequence is MAAAGGLPHPLLILPELAQAVGLHVPNHVLFTWFTMAVLIVLSLMVSRKIQMVPGHLQNFFEMIIGGLEDFTVGNIGEAGRKVFPLLATLFLFIWFMNMQGLVPGFDAPTANVNTNAAMAIFVFLYYNYWGIRTHGFGYIKHFMGPVAALAPLMFILEIVSHLARPLSLTLRLFGNIRGEEIVLVLLFTLAPVVSTIPMYFLFGLAKTIQAFIFFILAMIYLKGSLEHAH, encoded by the coding sequence ATGGCTGCCGCAGGAGGACTTCCACATCCGCTGCTCATTCTGCCCGAACTGGCCCAGGCCGTCGGGCTGCACGTGCCCAATCACGTGCTTTTCACTTGGTTCACCATGGCAGTGCTCATCGTCCTGAGCCTGATGGTCTCCCGCAAGATCCAGATGGTTCCCGGCCACCTGCAGAATTTCTTCGAGATGATCATCGGTGGTCTCGAGGACTTCACCGTGGGCAACATCGGCGAGGCGGGCCGCAAGGTCTTCCCCCTGCTGGCCACCCTGTTCCTCTTCATCTGGTTCATGAACATGCAGGGCCTCGTTCCCGGATTCGACGCTCCCACGGCCAACGTCAACACCAACGCGGCCATGGCCATCTTCGTCTTCCTCTACTACAACTACTGGGGTATCCGCACCCACGGCTTCGGGTACATCAAGCACTTCATGGGCCCGGTGGCCGCGCTGGCTCCGCTGATGTTCATCCTGGAGATCGTCTCCCACCTGGCCCGGCCCCTCTCCCTCACCCTGCGGCTGTTCGGCAACATCCGCGGCGAGGAAATCGTGCTGGTCCTGCTCTTCACCCTGGCCCCGGTCGTCTCCACCATCCCGATGTACTTCCTGTTCGGGCTGGCCAAGACCATCCAGGCCTTCATCTTCTTCATCCTGGCGATGATCTACCTCAAGGGCTCTCTGGAGCACGCCCACTAG
- the atpE gene encoding ATP synthase F0 subunit C, which translates to MRKMTFILTAALAMVAVASAAFAADGAAAAVSATSWGAAMGMALAAAGCGIGQGLGLKAACEGTARNPEAGGKLTVTLILGLAFIESLAIYALVVNLILIFANPWIGGVALGH; encoded by the coding sequence ATGCGTAAGATGACCTTCATCCTGACCGCTGCTCTGGCCATGGTCGCCGTGGCCTCCGCCGCCTTCGCCGCCGACGGCGCCGCCGCGGCCGTCTCCGCCACCTCCTGGGGCGCCGCCATGGGCATGGCGCTGGCCGCCGCCGGCTGCGGCATCGGCCAGGGCCTGGGCCTGAAGGCCGCCTGCGAAGGCACCGCCCGCAACCCCGAGGCCGGCGGCAAGCTGACCGTTACCCTGATTCTGGGCCTGGCCTTCATCGAGTCCCTGGCCATTTACGCCCTGGTCGTGAACCTGATCCTCATCTTCGCCAACCCCTGGATCGGTGGCGTCGCCCTGGGTCACTAA
- a CDS encoding redox-sensing transcriptional repressor Rex: MPGVKSEHIPRATIQRLAVYVQVLENLKQENTEVISSEHLARICEVNPSQIRKDLAYFGEFGVRGVGYYVQDLMQSIKKALGVDRTWNCALVGVGNLGRALLRHKVFKQRGFHISGAFDCDPFKIGEVVSGLEVICSRRLGEKVKEMGIEIGIISTPPERAQRAANYLIDAEIKGIISFAPTRITVPSHITVEYVDFFHHFYNVAFNITLSSRET; the protein is encoded by the coding sequence ATGCCCGGCGTAAAAAGCGAACACATCCCCCGAGCCACAATCCAGCGGCTGGCCGTCTACGTACAGGTCCTCGAGAATCTCAAGCAGGAGAACACCGAGGTCATCTCCTCGGAGCACCTGGCCCGCATCTGCGAAGTGAACCCCTCTCAGATTCGCAAGGACCTCGCCTACTTCGGCGAGTTCGGCGTACGCGGGGTGGGCTACTACGTGCAGGACCTGATGCAATCCATCAAAAAGGCCCTGGGCGTGGACCGCACCTGGAACTGCGCGCTGGTGGGCGTGGGCAACCTGGGACGGGCGCTTCTGCGCCACAAGGTTTTCAAGCAGCGCGGCTTCCATATCTCCGGCGCCTTCGACTGCGACCCCTTCAAGATCGGCGAGGTGGTCTCCGGCCTGGAGGTCATCTGCTCCCGCCGCCTGGGCGAGAAAGTCAAGGAAATGGGCATCGAAATCGGTATCATTTCCACCCCGCCCGAACGCGCCCAGCGCGCGGCCAACTACCTCATCGACGCCGAGATCAAGGGCATCATCAGCTTCGCCCCTACCCGCATCACCGTGCCTTCCCACATCACAGTGGAGTACGTGGACTTCTTCCACCACTTTTACAACGTGGCCTTCAACATCACGCTCAGTTCGCGCGAGACCTGA